In Trifolium pratense cultivar HEN17-A07 linkage group LG7, ARS_RC_1.1, whole genome shotgun sequence, a genomic segment contains:
- the LOC123894337 gene encoding uncharacterized protein LOC123894337 has translation MATKPSLSTTTTTTTTTAAVPEISKDMDPKHVAETQLFVKLMSIGVPVPENCNTNGYFDSFLRNFIKVDQIQRGRISCTIVAKPPICNGYGTLHGGAVGSLVEVLTTACARTVVAEDKELFLGEISISYLSGTPINEEVIANASVVKSGRNLTVVALEFKLKKTGNLLYLTHATFYNMPVSSL, from the exons ATGGCGACAAAACCTTCtctctccaccaccaccaccaccaccaccaccaccgccgcCGTGCCGGAAATATCAAAGGATATGGACCCAAAACACGTTGCTGAAACTCAATTATTTGTTAAGCTTATGAGTATTGGTGTTCCCGTTCCTGAAAACTGCAACACCAATGGCTACTTCGATTCTTTCCTTCGTAATTTCATCAAAGTTGATCAAATTCAACGTGGTCGAATCTCTTGTACCATTGTCGCCAAACCACCTATCTGT AATGGCTATGGAACACTGCATGGAGGGGCTGTTGGGTCCTTGGTTGAGGTTCTGACAACTGCTTGTGCTAGAACTGTAGTTGCCGAGGACAAGGAACTTTTTCTTGGGGAAATAAGCATTTCTTACCTCTCTGGCACTCCAATAAAT GAGGAAGTGATAGCTAATGCTTCTGTGGTGAAGAGTGGAAGAAATTTGACTGTAGTTGCACTTGAATTTAAGCTGAAGAAAACTGGGAATTTGCTTTATCTTACTCATGCTACCTTCTATAACATGCCAGTTTCCAGCTTATGA
- the LOC123898705 gene encoding cell division protein FtsY homolog, chloroplastic: protein MAATTTTTSASFSRFSVISKPPSQPQFNLFNFPNRTESLNSRTGIDRFRCSAGDTGLFTKLGRLLKEKAKSDVEKVFSGFSKTRNNLSVIDELLLYWNLSDTDKVLDELEEALLVSDFGPKITIKIVENLREDILSGKLKSGSEIKEALKKNVLDLLSNRGSKTELKLGSRKPAVIMIIGVNGGGKTTSLGKLAYRLKNGGAKILLAAGDTFRAAASDQLEIWAERTGCEIVMAETEKAKASVVLSQAVKRGKQEGYDIVLCDTSGRLHTNYRLMEELIACKKAVAKVVAGAPNEILLVLDGTTGLNMLPQAREFNEVVGVTGLILTKLDGSARGGCVVSVVDELGIPVKFVGVGEGVEDLQPFDAEAFVNAIFT, encoded by the exons ATGGctgctactactactactacctcCGCTTCATTCTCTCGCTTCTCCGTTATCTCAAAACCACCTTCACAACCGCAATTTAACCTCTTCAACTTCCCTAACCGAACCGAATCTCTCAATTCTCGAACCGGCATTGACCGGTTCAGATGTTCAGCCGGTGATACCGGTTTATTCACGAAACTCGGCCGGTTACTGAAGGAGAAAGCGAAGAGCGATGTAGAGAAAGTATTCTCTGGTTTCTCCAAGACTCGTAACAACCTCTCCGTCATTGATGAACTTCTCCTTTACTGGAACCTCTCCGATACCGATAAAGTCCTCGATGAACTCGAAGAg GCTCTTTTAGTATCAGATTTTGGACCAAAAATTACTATAAAAATAGTGGAGAATTTGCGTGAGGATATACTTTCAGGGAAGCTTAAATCAGGGAGTGAGATAAAG GAAGCACTGAAGAAAAACGTTTTGGATTTGTTAAGCAACAGGGGGAGTAAAACTGAACTTAAACTTGGATCCAG gaAACCAGCCGTAATAATGATAATTGGTGTTAACGGTGGTGGGAAGACAACATCTTTGG GAAAGCTGGCTTATAGATTGAAGAATGGAGGTGCTAAG ATATTGTTGGCAGCTGGTGATACATTCAGAGCAGCTGCTAGTGATCAGCTAGAAATATGGGCTGAAAGGACTGGGTGTGAGATTGTTATGGCTGAAACTGAGAAAGCGAAGGCATCAGTAG TGCTTTCACAGGCTGTAAAAAGAGGAAAACAGGAAGGTTATGATATTGTATTATGTGATACATCTGGAC GTTTACACACCAATTACAGGCTAATGGAAGAGTTAATTGCTTGTAAAAAGGCTGTTGCTAAAGTAGTTGCTGGTGCACCCAAC GAGATCTTACTGGTTCTGGATGGGACCACCGGTTTGAATATGTTGCCACAAGCCAGAGAATTCAATGAA GTTGTGGGTGTAACTGGCTTAATTTTGACCAAACTGGATGGTTCTGCAAGAGGTGGCTGTGTG GTCAGTGTGGTTGATGAGCTTGGAATCCCTGTAAAATTTGTGGGTGTTGGTGAAGGTGTTGAAGACCTTCAACCCTTTGATGCAGAAGCTTTTGTTAATGCCATCTTTACGTAA